The Anaerolineae bacterium region AGTCCTTGTAGGTTACTGACTCCCGCGCAACTGTCGAAATCGGCTACTACCAAGGGAGGCATTGGAGGTAGAGTTGGGGTTGGGAGAGGGGTGTCAGCAGGTGGAATTGGGGTATTCGTTACTGTTTCGGCGATAACAGTTGGTTGAGGAACCGGGGTATCAGTTGGTGATTTTGGAGTTGGGGTGTCAGTCAATTTAGGAATAGGGGTATAAGTAGGTGGAACAGGGGTATCGGTGAGAGGGATAGGGGTATGGGGTGGCGGGATTGGTGTTAGAGTGTCGGTTGGCACTGGGGAAGCTGTGGACAAATTTATAGTTATATTCTGCTGAACTCTACGTACCAAGATGCCCTCTGTCCCTCCTTCCACCTTCATACTGTTCACTTCAACTTGATACCTGCCGTTGGGGACATCAGTAAATTCATAATGTCCTTCAACATCAGTTGAAGTTTCGTATCTTTTACCACTACGGTCAAAAAATACAACCTTTACATTACTGACAGGATTACCAGACGTATTGCGGATGATGCCTTCAACCATTATAGTTTTAGGCCAGAGTACAAAGCCAGCCAGCACAATAACAATAAGACCTAGCCAGGCAAAAGCCATTCCCATAGTGCTGGTCCAACCAGAGTACACTACCCAAATAGACATCAGCACTGCCAAACCGATGGCCACGATTAAGGCAGTAATTGGCTTATCAACAAAATTGGTAATGACCGCAAACAGCGCGAGTGGGACACCTAAGACCGCTCCAATGGCTTTGACTATTTCAATGATGGCCTTTCCGCGATTATTATTGTTATTCATTGCTCTCTTCCTTGCCTTAGTTTAAGGTTATCAATTTTTCAAAACAACCGGTAAATACAATCTATTTGGCACCAAAAGCGCATAGCCCTCGCGCAAAAATTTGTTTTCCCTGGCCGCTTGCCACAACCCAAAATCC contains the following coding sequences:
- a CDS encoding carboxypeptidase regulatory-like domain-containing protein — encoded protein: MNNNNNRGKAIIEIVKAIGAVLGVPLALFAVITNFVDKPITALIVAIGLAVLMSIWVVYSGWTSTMGMAFAWLGLIVIVLAGFVLWPKTIMVEGIIRNTSGNPVSNVKVVFFDRSGKRYETSTDVEGHYEFTDVPNGRYQVEVNSMKVEGGTEGILVRRVQQNITINLSTASPVPTDTLTPIPPPHTPIPLTDTPVPPTYTPIPKLTDTPTPKSPTDTPVPQPTVIAETVTNTPIPPADTPLPTPTLPPMPPLVVADFDSCAGVSNLQGLMGAAYNKEAGDFLLESYTPEQGAGCVVRLEYQIKNWSGFWLKLEEIDLTLYRYLTFNIRADGPHIPGEMKIELKRACTQTHDQTTCAETAKYFANSITDSWQPIPINLSEFTPPLSSFTEMGELVFVFDANLSGTEGVVYLDNIVFSQ